The DNA segment ggtgctggctagttttgaaagtgcatcagctcgagTATTCTGTTCCTGAGGTATATGTCGGACCTCATATcccccgaattgtccgagctgttctctggttttgtccaggtattttttcatagtggAATCCTTAGCTTGATAGCTCCCTTCTGTTTGTGAGTCACTGAAGATGGTGAGCTTCTGAACTCCCACCTCCCTAGCCAGCCTCAAACCGGCCAATAGTGCCTCATACTcagtttaattatttgatgcaggaaattcaaactttaatgagagctcgatttgggttccttgatcactttctataattaCCCCTACGCCACTCCCGGCTTTGTTTGAGGAGCCGTCCACGTAGAGATTCTATTTTGTGGGAGTACCCGGGGTGTTAATAGACTCGGCAATGAAGTTGCCagatattgtgatttgatggatGTCCAAGCTTTATATTGAAGATCGAATTCGGATAACTCAATTGCGCACTGTAGGATTCTTTCAGCTAAGTCTGTTTTTTGTAAGATTCCtcttatgggttggttggtccaTATTCTGATAGTGTAAGCCTGAAAGTATGGGCGGAGTCATCGAGAAGTGAGTATAAGGTCATAGgcgaatttttttatcttttgatggtttagttcagccccttgtagagccttgctgatgaagtaaatgggttgttgcccactttcaTCTTCTCTGAATAGTGTTGatgctattgcccgacttcctatggcgagatataatatgagttCTTCACCATCTCGTGGTTGGGTAAGGATGGGTGGTTGCCCTAGAAATTtcttgaaatcttggaaggcttgttctCACTCTGGAGTCTATTCAAAcctctttcctttccttagtgTTGCGtaaaaggggagagatcttatagCTGATTCGGCTAGAAATCTGGATAGGGCTGTTAATCTTCCGTTGAGTTATTatacctctttgacgcaggtcggacttttcatgtcgagtatagcctggcatttatctgggttTACCTCAATTCCTCTCTGGGTGAGTCATGATGCCTTTTTGTCGCAtcccatgctttcttatggtgtcaAACATTTTGCTGAGGTCAGATAACAACGATTCCTCACTTTGCGTTTTTACCAGTATGTCATCTACATAAACCTCCATTAGCTTTCCTATGTGATCAGCAaagactttgttcatcaatcttTGATATGTAGCTCCTACATTTTTGAGTCCGAAAGGCATGAGTATATAGCACTAGTTCGCTTTTGGggttaggaacgaggtcttttcttggtcgggtggatacattggaatttggttgtatcctgaataagcatccataaaggagaggtatttgtatccagAAGAGGCATCCACTAGAGTGTCTATACTTGGGAGCGGGtaggggtcttttgggcaggcctTATTGAGGTCGGTGTAATCGGTACACATCTGCCAATTTCCATTTGACTTCTTTACCAAGACGACGTTGGCTAGCCACAATGGGTACTCGACCTCCCTTATGAACCTTGCCTCGAGTAAAGCTTGTACCTATTCTTGCAGCTCGGGATCTATGTcgggcatgtctgcggccttccatgcaaagagatcgGCATTATCCGTTAGGAACTGTATCAGTAGCTCTTTTAGGTCTCCCTTTAGGGCTGCCCCtatgtttgttattttatcCCGGGCATCCCCGATCTGGACTTCTTCAGTCTCACCTTCAGGTTGTGGACGAAGTTCTTCGCGAGCTCGAACTCTCCGAGTTTGATGGTGTTGATTTCCTCTCCTCTGGGGTTGCCTTTAAGGTTCAGAATTTTGTTGTAACAGCATCGCACGAGTTTCTAGTCTCCTTTTATCGTGGCGATCCCTTAtggagttgggaacttcatacacAGATGTGGAGTGGAGACTACTGCGGCGAGCTGGTTCAaggttgtccgacctattagggcattatATGCTAAGCTCACGTTGACTATAATGTAGTCTATGCTTAGTGTCCTTGACTGAGTTCCTTTTCTAAAGGTTGTATGCAGTGAGATGTATCCTAGTGGTTGAATTGGGGTATCTCCGAGTTCGAACAAGCTATacggatatgctctgagctctttttcttgTAGGCCGAGTTTGTCAAAGGTGGATTTAAACAATAGAGAAAAACCTAAAATAGCCCCTGACAATTACCTCAAAAGACAACGAGGcccttgacaaaaaaaataccaaCCCGGCCCCTAAGATTTGCTTTTATAGGACTGATTAGCCCATGTGCCAAAAAAAGttaatgttgttttttttttgcataggGGCTAATCAGTCCCAAAAAAATATTAGGGGCCGGGTTGGGTGTTTTTTTTCTTGAGGGCCTCGTTGTCCTTTCGAGATAATTGTCAGGGGCTAGGTGGGGTATTCACTCTAAACAATATATCTgcagagcttccttggtctaccaaCGTTCGGTTGAGATTAGCGTTGGCGAGTATAATGCCTGTTACGTCTTCTTGGGTAAAGGTaatagtggggaggtcgggTGACCTGTCCCCTTCTCCGACATGATATACGTCTttaaggtgtcttttgcgagatgatttagagatccctcctcctgcgaatcctccatttatcatatgaacatgtctctcaggggtgtgaggtggacgttcaactcgtccgacctcttcatcccttcttctctttcttggtTCATCCGCTTTATTGGCTAAGAACCGATCTAGTCGCCCTTCTCgtgccaatttttctatgacattctttaggtcGAAGCACTCGTTGGTAGAATGTCCGCAGATTCGGTGGTATTCGCAATACTCTGTCCGACTTCCtctttttttgtgttttatcgGGCGAGGCGGTGGGATCTTTTCAGTGTTGCATATCTCtcggtagacatccacaagagacacccgaagaggggtgtagttgtggtattttctaggtTTCTCAGTGGGTTAGTCTTCTTTCTTCCTGGATTCTTTATCCTTGTCGCGAGGTGGGTAGGAGAATCCGGCTTTTAAGCTATCTCCCAATCAAGAGTTCTCCTctatgttgatatatttttccgCCCTTTCTTGAACCTCATTTAGAGTTGTTGGGTGCttcttggatattgagtggctaaaaggtccttctcttAGGCCATTGATGAGCCTCATGATGGCAACTTCTGTTGGAAGACTTTGTATGTCaaggcatgctttgttgaatctttccatataGCTACGAAGGCTTTCCCGATCACCTTGTTTGATTCCCAGCAAGCTTGGAGCATGCTTGGCATTATCCTTTAGGATGGAGAACCTGGTGAGGAACTTTTTAGCAAGGTCGTCAAAGCTTGTGATTGATCTTGGAGGCAAACTGTCGAACCACTTTATTGCCATTTTAGTTAGAGTAGTTGGGAAAGTTTTGCATTAAATGGCATCTGAGACATCTGTGAGATACAtcctacttctgaaattgctgagatgatggcttggatcagATGTATCGTCGTATGGGGTCATGTcaggagctttgaagtcctttgggactttagctttcatgatttctttggtgaatgggtcttggtcCTTGTGGGGGCTATCTTTGTGACTAGATTGAGTGGTTTTAGTTTTGAGGTCGGCCTCGAGCTTTAGGAGCTTATCCTCTATTTTTCGGCGCCGTCTTGTTTCTCTCCGGAGGTCTCTCTCGGCTTTCTGCTGATGCTCACCCACTTTTTCGAGCTGTTTTAGATGATCATACTGTTCTTGGAGAGCATCTAAAATTTCTGTGTTTGGGGTTGCTTATCCCCCCGTTTTGAGGTGTGTCTTTGGAGGTGGCATCCGTGTTTTTGTTTGGTGTTTTATc comes from the Arachis duranensis cultivar V14167 chromosome 7, aradu.V14167.gnm2.J7QH, whole genome shotgun sequence genome and includes:
- the LOC107458848 gene encoding uncharacterized protein LOC107458848 — translated: MAIKWFDSLPPRSITSFDDLAKKFLTRFSILKDNAKHAPSLLGIKQGDRESLRSYMERFNKACLDIQSLPTEVAIMRLINGLREGPFSHSISKKHPTTLNEVQERAEKYINIEENS